A window from Candidatus Epulonipiscium sp. encodes these proteins:
- a CDS encoding virulence RhuM family protein, giving the protein MNMSSEIIMYQTEDGLTKIETTFEDDTVWLSIDQMAELFQRDKSTISRHIKNIFNEGELIRDSVVANFATTATDGKTYQVDYYNLDVIISVGYRVKSLRGTQFRIWASNVLKEYMKKGFALNDDLLKNNGGGIYFNELLERIRDIRSSEKVFWRKILDIYATSVDYNPKTGESTLFFKTVQNKMHWAAHGQTAAEKIYYSADADKPYMGMLSFKGEQPRQADALVAKNYCTEEELSALNSIVSAYLEFAEMQARRRIPMYMLDWIETLDGFLKLSKHEILTHAGKISAKTAELKAKEEYKKYKELYIDDISKVEKDYIKALEDMETKLQSVEDKK; this is encoded by the coding sequence ATGAATATGAGCTCTGAAATTATAATGTACCAAACAGAAGACGGTTTGACTAAAATAGAAACGACTTTTGAGGATGATACGGTTTGGCTTTCTATAGATCAGATGGCTGAATTATTTCAGCGTGATAAATCTACTATCTCGAGGCATATAAAAAATATATTTAATGAGGGTGAGCTGATAAGAGATTCAGTTGTTGCAAATTTTGCAACAACTGCAACCGATGGAAAAACATACCAAGTAGACTATTATAACTTGGATGTTATTATTTCTGTGGGTTATCGTGTGAAATCTCTGCGAGGTACACAGTTTAGAATTTGGGCCAGCAATGTTTTAAAGGAATATATGAAAAAAGGGTTTGCCCTAAATGATGATCTTCTTAAAAATAATGGTGGCGGAATCTATTTTAATGAGTTGTTAGAACGTATTCGAGATATACGTTCATCAGAAAAGGTATTCTGGAGAAAAATACTTGATATTTATGCAACAAGTGTTGACTATAACCCTAAAACTGGTGAATCAACTTTGTTTTTTAAAACAGTACAGAACAAAATGCATTGGGCAGCTCATGGGCAAACTGCTGCAGAAAAGATATATTACTCAGCAGATGCAGACAAGCCTTATATGGGAATGCTAAGTTTTAAAGGAGAACAACCAAGACAAGCGGATGCATTAGTTGCAAAAAACTATTGTACAGAAGAGGAATTATCTGCACTAAATAGCATAGTTTCTGCTTATCTTGAATTTGCTGAAATGCAAGCAAGAAGAAGAATACCTATGTATATGTTAGATTGGATTGAGACCTTGGATGGATTTCTTAAACTGTCCAAGCATGAAATTCTAACTCATGCTGGAAAGATTAGTGCTAAAACAGCTGAGCTTAAGGCAAAGGAAGAATATAAAAAATATAAGGAACTATACATCGATGATATTTCAAAAGTAGAAAAGGATTATATCAAGGCCTTGGAGGATATGGAAACTAAGTTGCAAAGTGTAGAAGATAAAAAATAG
- a CDS encoding DUF5301 domain-containing protein yields the protein MKKRIIRIGIVVIFIIIISVSVIYINTFPLAKPIKLPLANEVNVVEIDKDNLLVKYTNNEEITEILNILSGAKPTRIMTVHDRPMVRDYYTLNLNTMSEDWVYRIFIYNKNSMWYIEQPYIGVYELKKGLVDFLSYIEPLK from the coding sequence TTGAAGAAAAGAATAATACGTATTGGTATAGTTGTTATTTTTATTATAATTATTAGTGTATCAGTGATTTATATAAATACTTTTCCTTTAGCCAAACCTATAAAATTACCCCTAGCAAATGAGGTTAATGTTGTAGAAATAGATAAGGATAATCTTCTAGTAAAGTATACAAATAATGAAGAAATTACAGAAATATTAAACATTCTATCAGGTGCGAAACCTACAAGAATAATGACAGTACATGATAGGCCCATGGTAAGAGATTACTATACTCTTAACCTCAATACAATGAGTGAGGATTGGGTATATAGAATATTTATTTATAATAAAAATTCAATGTGGTATATAGAGCAGCCTTATATTGGGGTCTATGAACTAAAAAAAGGATTAGTGGACTTCCTTTCTTATATTGAACCATTGAAATAA